The Claveliimonas bilis genome window below encodes:
- the rsfS gene encoding ribosome silencing factor, translating to MTESSKKMALAAYRALDEKKGSEIRVIDISNVSVIADYFVIATGNSSSQVNALVDSVEEKMHKAGFSLRQKEGRAGGSWVLLDYNDIIVHIFDKENRSFYNLEHVWSDGQAVDPETLA from the coding sequence ATGACCGAAAGTTCAAAGAAAATGGCCCTTGCTGCATACCGTGCACTGGACGAAAAAAAGGGAAGTGAGATCCGTGTCATTGATATTTCCAATGTTTCCGTCATTGCCGATTATTTCGTGATCGCAACCGGAAACAGTTCCAGCCAGGTAAACGCTCTGGTGGACAGTGTGGAAGAGAAGATGCACAAAGCTGGATTTTCCTTAAGACAGAAAGAAGGACGGGCAGGCGGAAGCTGGGTTCTTCTGGATTATAATGATATTATCGTTCATATTTTTGATAAGGAGAACCGTTCTTTCTATAACCTGGAACACGTGTGGAGCGACGGCCAGGCAGTAGATCCGGAGACGTTAGCATAA
- the yqeK gene encoding bis(5'-nucleosyl)-tetraphosphatase (symmetrical) YqeK, whose product MNETITKMQKRLKKHLDRERYEHTLGVMYTAGALAMRYGSDLEQALTAGLLHDCAKCIPGEKKIRMCDKYHLHVSEVELANPSLLHARLGAFLAAKRYHVDDKTVINAIACHTTGRPEMTLLDKIIYIADYIEPGRQELPNMAVVRRLAFEDIDECLYRILKDSLVYLNSRGIPIDPMTEKTYLYYKKYLGKEEA is encoded by the coding sequence ATGAATGAAACGATCACCAAAATGCAGAAGAGGCTGAAAAAGCATCTTGATCGTGAGAGATATGAGCACACTCTCGGCGTTATGTACACAGCAGGAGCCCTTGCAATGCGTTATGGAAGTGACCTGGAACAGGCGCTGACAGCCGGACTGCTTCACGACTGTGCCAAATGTATACCGGGAGAAAAGAAGATCCGGATGTGCGACAAATATCATCTCCACGTGTCGGAGGTAGAGCTTGCGAATCCTTCTTTGCTACATGCAAGGCTGGGCGCTTTTCTTGCAGCGAAAAGATATCATGTGGATGATAAAACGGTGATCAATGCAATTGCATGTCATACGACAGGGCGGCCGGAAATGACTTTGCTTGACAAGATCATCTATATTGCGGACTATATCGAGCCCGGGCGTCAGGAACTTCCAAACATGGCTGTTGTCCGTCGTCTGGCATTTGAAGATATTGATGAATGCCTTTATCGTATCTTGAAGGATTCCCTTGTTTATCTCAATTCAAGAGGAATCCCCATTGATCCTATGACAGAAAAGACTTATTTATATTATAAAAAATATCTGGGAAAGGAGGAGGCGTAG
- the nadD gene encoding nicotinate-nucleotide adenylyltransferase: MKIGIMGGTFDPIHNGHLMLGDYACREYFLDEVWFMPNGNPPHKDNASIELSAEERARMVSLAIREYPSFRLEDYEIKRRGVSCSYETMEHLTKLYPKDSFYFIIGADSLFAIETWRSPERLFATCTILAAFRGDKNSRAIMNGKIRRLRRKYDADIRLLDTPVMDVSSHELRSWIREGKDVSALIPKTVEAYINEHQLYRQ, translated from the coding sequence ATGAAAATCGGAATTATGGGCGGAACTTTTGATCCCATTCATAATGGACATCTGATGCTGGGAGATTATGCCTGCAGGGAATATTTCCTGGATGAAGTCTGGTTCATGCCAAATGGAAATCCGCCTCACAAAGACAATGCTTCTATTGAGCTTTCTGCCGAGGAGAGGGCCAGGATGGTATCTCTGGCGATCAGGGAATATCCAAGTTTCCGTTTGGAGGATTATGAGATAAAGAGAAGAGGTGTCAGTTGTTCCTATGAAACGATGGAACATCTGACGAAACTTTATCCAAAAGACAGTTTTTATTTTATCATCGGCGCGGATTCTCTCTTTGCCATTGAAACGTGGAGGTCGCCGGAGCGTCTTTTCGCAACCTGTACGATTTTGGCAGCCTTTCGAGGGGACAAGAACAGCCGGGCTATCATGAACGGGAAGATCAGAAGGCTTAGACGGAAATATGACGCGGATATCCGGCTTTTGGATACGCCTGTCATGGATGTTTCCTCCCACGAGCTCCGCAGCTGGATACGGGAGGGAAAAGATGTGAGTGCACTTATCCCGAAGACAGTGGAAGCATATATAAACGAACATCAGTTATACAGACAGTGA
- the yhbY gene encoding ribosome assembly RNA-binding protein YhbY — MTTKQRAYLKSLAMTMDPIFQIGKNSMTPELTKAVSEALEARELIKISVLQNCADDPKELAAVLAERTRSQVVQVIGKKIVLYKEGKDEKKKIELP; from the coding sequence ATGACGACAAAACAAAGAGCCTATCTGAAAAGTCTTGCCATGACAATGGATCCGATTTTTCAGATCGGAAAAAACAGTATGACTCCGGAGCTTACAAAGGCCGTTTCCGAGGCGCTTGAAGCCCGGGAGCTCATTAAGATAAGTGTTCTTCAAAACTGTGCGGATGATCCAAAAGAACTTGCCGCAGTGCTGGCTGAGCGGACCCGCTCCCAGGTGGTACAGGTCATCGGAAAGAAGATCGTCCTCTATAAAGAAGGAAAAGACGAAAAGAAAAAGATTGAGTTGCCATAA
- the obgE gene encoding GTPase ObgE, whose protein sequence is MFADRAKIFIRSGKGGDGHVSFRRELYVPNGGPDGGDGGRGGDVIFEVDEGLNTLQDYRHRKKFAAKDGEPGGKRKCHGADADDIVLRVPEGTVIKEAESGKVIADMSGENRRQIILKGGKGGLGNQHFATATMQIPKYAQPGQPAQELWVNLELKVIADVGLVGFPNVGKSTFLSRVTNARPKIANYHFTTLNPNLGVVDIPGAKGFVIADIPGLIEGASEGVGLGHEFLRHIERTKLIIHVVDAAGTEGRDPVEDIYKINAELAAYNPEIAARPQIIAANKIDAVYSKGEDPVERLKKEFEPKGMKVFPISGVTGEGIKELLYEVSALLDQMDDQPVIFQQEYFPEEELIHADLPYTVVKEDDMYVVEGPKIEKMLGYTNLGSEKGFQFFQKFLKDTGILDELEAAGIQEGDTVKMYGLQFDYYK, encoded by the coding sequence ATGTTTGCAGACAGAGCAAAAATATTCATCCGCTCCGGCAAAGGAGGAGACGGACACGTCAGTTTCCGCCGTGAACTGTATGTTCCCAACGGAGGACCGGACGGCGGTGACGGCGGACGTGGCGGGGATGTGATCTTTGAGGTAGATGAAGGGCTTAATACCCTTCAGGATTACCGCCATAGAAAAAAATTTGCAGCAAAGGATGGCGAACCGGGAGGGAAAAGGAAGTGTCACGGCGCTGATGCCGATGATATTGTACTGCGAGTGCCGGAGGGAACTGTTATAAAAGAGGCTGAATCCGGTAAGGTCATCGCCGATATGTCCGGTGAGAACCGCCGTCAGATCATTTTGAAAGGCGGAAAAGGCGGACTTGGCAACCAGCATTTTGCGACAGCTACGATGCAGATTCCCAAATACGCACAGCCCGGACAGCCTGCACAGGAACTTTGGGTCAATCTGGAACTTAAGGTGATTGCAGATGTAGGACTGGTAGGATTTCCGAACGTGGGAAAATCCACCTTCCTTTCCAGGGTGACAAATGCGCGCCCCAAGATTGCCAACTATCATTTTACAACCTTAAATCCCAATCTTGGTGTGGTAGATATTCCTGGAGCAAAAGGATTTGTGATCGCAGATATACCGGGGCTTATTGAAGGGGCTTCCGAGGGTGTCGGCCTGGGCCATGAGTTCTTGCGTCATATTGAGAGAACAAAACTGATCATCCATGTGGTAGATGCAGCCGGAACGGAAGGCCGCGATCCTGTGGAAGATATTTATAAGATCAACGCCGAGCTTGCGGCTTATAATCCGGAGATTGCGGCAAGACCGCAGATCATTGCCGCCAACAAGATTGACGCTGTCTACAGTAAAGGAGAAGACCCTGTAGAGAGACTGAAAAAAGAATTTGAACCAAAAGGCATGAAAGTCTTTCCGATTTCCGGCGTGACCGGCGAGGGAATTAAGGAACTCTTATATGAAGTTTCTGCACTTTTGGATCAAATGGATGACCAGCCTGTAATCTTCCAGCAGGAATACTTTCCGGAAGAGGAGCTCATTCATGCAGATCTTCCCTACACAGTTGTCAAAGAGGATGACATGTATGTGGTGGAAGGTCCTAAGATTGAAAAAATGCTGGGATATACAAATCTGGGTTCCGAAAAAGGATTTCAGTTTTTCCAGAAATTCCTGAAAGATACAGGAATCTTGGATGAGCTGGAAGCTGCCGGAATACAGGAGGGAGATACAGTAAAAATGTATGGCCTTCAGTTTGATTATTATAAATAG
- the rpmA gene encoding 50S ribosomal protein L27, with product MMKLNLQFFAHKKGVGSTKNGRDSESKRLGAKRADGQFVKAGNILYRQRGTKIHPGVNVGRGGDDTLFALVDGVVRFERKGRDKKQVSIYPVAQ from the coding sequence ATGATGAAATTAAACCTTCAGTTTTTCGCTCATAAAAAAGGGGTAGGTTCTACAAAGAACGGACGTGACTCCGAGTCTAAGAGATTAGGTGCTAAAAGAGCTGACGGACAGTTTGTAAAAGCTGGAAACATCCTTTACAGACAGCGCGGTACAAAGATCCATCCGGGTGTCAATGTAGGACGCGGTGGAGATGACACACTGTTCGCTTTAGTAGATGGTGTTGTCAGATTTGAAAGAAAAGGAAGAGATAAGAAACAGGTTTCTATCTATCCGGTAGCACAGTAA
- a CDS encoding ribosomal-processing cysteine protease Prp, producing the protein MIQVTIYRNEKEECSGFLARGHAGFSEEGQDIVCAAASVLMINTVNAIEAFASDKTSLVSDDMEGLIDYRLNGRPSREASLLLKAMILGLTDMADDENYSEYIQVRFEEV; encoded by the coding sequence ATGATCCAGGTAACGATTTATCGTAATGAAAAAGAAGAGTGTTCGGGTTTCCTGGCAAGAGGGCATGCGGGCTTCAGCGAAGAAGGACAGGATATTGTCTGTGCAGCGGCTTCCGTTCTGATGATCAATACCGTCAATGCGATTGAAGCATTTGCCAGTGATAAAACCTCCCTCGTATCTGATGATATGGAGGGACTGATCGACTACCGGCTTAACGGCAGACCTTCCAGGGAAGCGTCACTGCTTTTAAAAGCCATGATTCTTGGTCTTACAGACATGGCAGACGATGAAAACTATTCAGAATATATTCAGGTAAGATTTGAGGAGGTGTAA
- the rplU gene encoding 50S ribosomal protein L21 — MYAIIATGGKQYKVAEGDIIKVEKLGVEAGETYTFDQVLAVSDNELKIGNPTVAGATVEASVVENGKAKKVIVYKYKRKTGYHKKNGHRQQYTAVKIEKINA; from the coding sequence ATGTACGCGATTATAGCAACAGGTGGTAAACAGTACAAAGTAGCCGAAGGCGATATCATTAAAGTAGAAAAACTTGGTGTGGAAGCTGGAGAGACTTATACATTTGACCAGGTGCTTGCAGTAAGCGATAACGAACTGAAGATCGGAAATCCTACTGTAGCAGGTGCAACTGTTGAGGCGTCCGTAGTAGAAAACGGAAAAGCTAAAAAAGTTATTGTTTACAAGTATAAGAGAAAAACCGGTTATCACAAGAAAAACGGTCACAGACAGCAGTACACAGCAGTTAAGATTGAAAAGATCAATGCTTAA
- the asnA gene encoding aspartate--ammonia ligase, whose translation MSSLIKPEGYSSPLTIRETEVAIKEVKDHFERSLAKSLHLTRVSAPLFVKPATGLNDNLNGVERPVAFGIKEQDDDVAEIVHSLAKWKRYALKRYGFHSGEGLYTDMNAIRRDEDTDNIHSIYVDQWDWEKVISKEERNMETLQYTVRKVYEALKDTEAYMSRRYNYIEPLLPDEIFFITSQELEDMYPDLTPKEREKAIARAKKAVFIAQIGKTLASGEKHDGRAPDYDDWELNGDIIVYYPVLDIALELSSMGIRVDEEALKSQLKAAGCEDRANLAFQKALLAGELPYTIGGGIGQSRICMYCLRKAHIGEVQSSIWPDEMVADAEAHQIPLL comes from the coding sequence ATGAGCAGTCTGATCAAACCAGAGGGATATTCTTCCCCGCTTACTATAAGAGAGACAGAGGTTGCCATCAAAGAAGTGAAAGACCATTTTGAACGTTCTCTTGCCAAGTCTTTGCATTTGACGAGAGTATCCGCCCCTCTGTTTGTTAAACCGGCCACCGGACTTAATGATAATCTTAACGGGGTGGAACGGCCGGTTGCATTCGGTATCAAAGAACAGGATGATGATGTGGCAGAGATCGTACATTCCCTTGCAAAGTGGAAAAGATACGCTCTGAAGCGCTACGGATTCCATTCCGGAGAAGGGCTTTATACAGATATGAATGCCATCCGCCGGGATGAGGATACAGACAACATTCATTCTATTTATGTGGATCAGTGGGACTGGGAGAAGGTTATTTCCAAAGAGGAAAGAAACATGGAGACACTTCAGTATACTGTCCGTAAAGTATATGAGGCATTGAAGGATACAGAGGCCTATATGTCAAGAAGATATAACTATATCGAGCCTCTTCTTCCGGATGAGATCTTCTTTATCACCTCACAGGAGCTGGAAGATATGTATCCGGACCTTACACCAAAGGAGAGAGAAAAGGCAATTGCCAGAGCAAAAAAAGCAGTATTTATCGCCCAGATAGGAAAAACGCTTGCTTCAGGCGAGAAGCATGACGGACGGGCGCCGGACTATGATGATTGGGAACTGAACGGAGATATCATTGTCTATTATCCGGTACTTGACATTGCCCTGGAGCTTTCTTCCATGGGGATCCGTGTAGATGAGGAAGCGCTCAAAAGCCAGCTTAAGGCAGCCGGATGTGAAGACCGCGCAAATCTTGCCTTCCAGAAAGCTCTGCTTGCAGGGGAGCTTCCCTATACGATAGGAGGCGGAATCGGTCAGTCCCGTATCTGTATGTACTGCCTTAGAAAAGCACATATCGGAGAGGTACAGTCCTCCATCTGGCCGGATGAGATGGTGGCAGATGCAGAGGCGCATCAGATACCGCTTTTGTAA
- a CDS encoding amidohydrolase family protein — protein sequence MIDFHTHIFPEKIAEKTLKFLASRCHIDPYTDGTAPGLSASTKEAGLEMSVILPVVTKPSQFQSINRFAMQFQEGSLLSFGGIHPDNEDYKEKLKELKHMGFKGIKLHPDYQETFIDDIRYKRIISYASELDLIVSVHAGFDPGYPDCIHCPPQKALDVIRDVQPQKLVLAHMGGFMMWDEVEAYLTGENIWMDTAAVFGHIPEEQFVRIVRAHGADRILFATDSPWGGQKEFAEYFRNLPLPDEEKEAIARGNARKLLGMS from the coding sequence GTGATTGATTTTCATACACATATTTTCCCTGAAAAAATTGCAGAGAAAACACTGAAATTCCTGGCATCAAGATGTCATATTGATCCTTACACGGACGGAACCGCCCCGGGACTTTCAGCTTCAACAAAAGAGGCAGGGCTGGAAATGTCTGTCATTCTTCCGGTAGTAACAAAACCGTCACAATTTCAGTCTATTAATCGGTTTGCCATGCAGTTTCAGGAAGGATCCCTTTTATCTTTTGGAGGAATCCATCCTGATAATGAGGATTACAAAGAGAAGCTGAAAGAATTGAAACATATGGGGTTTAAGGGCATCAAACTTCATCCCGACTACCAGGAGACTTTTATTGACGATATACGCTATAAACGGATCATCAGCTATGCTTCAGAGCTGGATTTGATTGTCAGTGTGCATGCAGGATTTGATCCGGGATATCCGGACTGCATCCACTGTCCTCCCCAAAAAGCGCTTGATGTTATTCGGGATGTACAGCCCCAAAAGCTGGTGCTTGCGCATATGGGCGGCTTTATGATGTGGGATGAGGTGGAAGCGTATCTTACAGGAGAAAATATATGGATGGATACGGCGGCTGTCTTTGGACACATACCGGAAGAGCAGTTTGTACGTATCGTGCGTGCCCACGGTGCAGACAGGATTCTTTTTGCAACAGATTCCCCATGGGGAGGACAGAAAGAATTTGCAGAATATTTCAGGAATCTTCCGCTGCCTGATGAGGAAAAGGAAGCGATTGCCAGAGGAAATGCAAGAAAGCTTCTTGGAATGTCCTGA
- a CDS encoding CBS domain-containing protein gives MKNILFFLKPKAEIAYIYDYHTMRQALEIMEHHKYSCVPILNRYGKYVGSITEGDLLWDIKKRGLSSIRDAENISIMKVARRFDYQSVSAESRMEDMIGRAMEQNFVPVVDDQENFIGIITRRDIISYCYSQMMMQGGDLL, from the coding sequence ATGAAAAACATATTATTTTTTCTGAAGCCGAAAGCAGAGATTGCTTACATATATGATTATCATACGATGCGGCAGGCGCTGGAGATCATGGAACATCACAAATATTCCTGTGTGCCTATTTTGAACCGTTATGGCAAATATGTAGGATCCATTACAGAAGGAGACCTTTTGTGGGATATTAAGAAAAGAGGGCTTTCCAGTATCCGCGATGCGGAAAATATAAGCATTATGAAAGTGGCGCGCCGCTTTGACTATCAAAGTGTCAGCGCCGAGTCAAGAATGGAAGATATGATAGGCAGGGCTATGGAGCAGAATTTTGTCCCTGTAGTAGATGATCAGGAAAACTTTATCGGAATTATTACAAGAAGAGATATCATCAGCTACTGTTACAGCCAGATGATGATGCAGGGAGGCGATTTGTTGTGA
- a CDS encoding aspartate kinase, protein MKKVVKFGGSSLASAEQFKKVGYIIRQDDTRRYVVPSAPGKRFAGDTKVTDMLYSCYLLALREEEEQEEEFEALLQAIKERYDEIISGLGLHLDLEPEFRVIRENFSRKIGRDYAASRGEYLNGLVMAEYLGYEFIDAAEVIFFKESGNFDARKTNRVLSERLSSCERAVIPGFYGALPNGKIKTFSRGGSDVTGSIVAKAVHADLYENWTDVSGFLVADPGIVKNPKAIDVITYRELRELSYMGATVLHEDAIFPVRGEGIPINIRNTNAPEDKGTLIVEATCRTPRFTITGIAGKRDFASITIEKAMMNGQVGFCHKVLGVFAENDISIEHMPSGIDTLTVFVHQDEFEEKEQKVIAGIHRAVEPDLVELESDLALIAVVGRGMKATRGTSGRIFSALAHANVNVKMIDQGSSELNIIIGVRNHDFDAAIRAIYDIFVTTQI, encoded by the coding sequence ATGAAGAAAGTTGTAAAATTTGGCGGCAGCTCTCTGGCAAGTGCCGAACAGTTTAAAAAAGTAGGATATATCATCCGGCAGGATGATACAAGGCGATATGTTGTCCCCTCGGCGCCGGGGAAACGTTTTGCAGGAGACACCAAGGTGACAGATATGCTGTACAGCTGTTATCTTCTGGCGCTTCGGGAGGAAGAAGAACAGGAAGAGGAATTTGAGGCTTTGCTGCAGGCCATCAAGGAGAGGTATGATGAGATTATCAGCGGTCTGGGACTTCACCTGGATCTGGAACCGGAATTTCGTGTGATCCGTGAAAACTTCAGCCGGAAGATCGGACGTGATTATGCCGCATCGCGTGGAGAGTATTTAAATGGTCTTGTGATGGCAGAATATCTGGGATATGAATTTATTGATGCGGCAGAAGTGATTTTCTTTAAGGAATCCGGCAATTTTGACGCAAGAAAGACAAACCGTGTTCTTTCAGAGAGGCTATCTTCCTGTGAAAGAGCAGTTATTCCGGGATTTTACGGAGCCCTTCCCAACGGAAAGATCAAAACCTTCTCCAGAGGCGGATCCGATGTGACAGGATCTATTGTAGCAAAAGCGGTACATGCGGATCTTTATGAAAACTGGACAGATGTTTCCGGATTTCTTGTGGCGGATCCGGGTATTGTTAAAAACCCTAAAGCCATTGATGTGATTACCTACCGTGAGCTTCGCGAGCTTTCCTACATGGGAGCTACTGTGCTCCACGAGGACGCTATTTTTCCGGTACGCGGCGAAGGAATCCCTATTAATATCAGGAATACCAATGCCCCGGAAGATAAGGGGACTCTGATCGTGGAGGCAACCTGCCGTACTCCGCGCTTTACTATCACTGGCATTGCCGGAAAAAGAGATTTTGCTTCCATCACAATAGAAAAAGCCATGATGAACGGGCAGGTGGGATTCTGCCACAAAGTGCTCGGCGTCTTTGCAGAGAATGATATTTCCATTGAACATATGCCTTCAGGGATTGATACCCTGACAGTTTTCGTACATCAGGATGAGTTTGAGGAAAAAGAACAGAAAGTCATTGCCGGCATTCACAGGGCGGTGGAACCGGATCTGGTAGAACTGGAATCAGATCTTGCTTTGATCGCTGTTGTGGGAAGAGGCATGAAAGCAACAAGAGGAACCTCGGGGCGCATCTTTTCTGCCCTGGCCCATGCCAATGTCAATGTCAAAATGATCGATCAGGGGTCCAGTGAGCTTAATATTATAATCGGAGTCCGCAACCATGATTTTGATGCAGCAATACGGGCTATTTATGATATTTTCGTTACCACTCAGATTTAA
- a CDS encoding HAD family hydrolase: protein MESVKITNRGEDIVSVLKRTDTIIFDIGNVLLAYDWRSYLQEFDFSPEVFRIIAEAVFLNEDWERGDQGGITSRQWEELFLENAPGYEKEIRQVFDGLSHTIRPLPYTTELTEGLKRQGYRLFYLSNYSEHLYHATKHLMGFLDIFDGGIFSYKAGCIKPDRHIYRLLLETYSISPYNALFLDDREENVKAALDIGLNGAVFTSETPYHILEYLRSKDKTKET from the coding sequence ATGGAAAGTGTCAAGATCACAAATAGAGGAGAAGATATTGTATCTGTTCTGAAAAGGACAGATACCATAATTTTTGATATCGGAAATGTACTTCTTGCTTATGACTGGAGGAGCTATCTTCAGGAATTTGATTTCTCGCCGGAGGTCTTTCGGATCATTGCAGAGGCAGTGTTCCTGAATGAAGACTGGGAAAGGGGAGATCAGGGCGGGATTACTTCCCGGCAGTGGGAAGAGCTTTTTCTGGAAAATGCTCCGGGATATGAGAAGGAAATCCGGCAGGTTTTTGACGGACTTTCCCATACGATCCGTCCTCTTCCCTATACAACGGAACTGACGGAAGGATTGAAAAGGCAGGGATACCGGCTTTTCTATCTTTCCAATTATTCAGAACACCTCTATCATGCTACGAAACATCTGATGGGCTTTCTGGATATTTTTGACGGAGGGATTTTTTCTTACAAGGCGGGATGCATTAAACCGGACAGACATATATACAGGCTCCTGTTGGAGACATATTCTATTTCTCCGTACAACGCTCTTTTCCTGGATGACCGCGAGGAAAATGTGAAGGCGGCGTTGGATATAGGGCTGAATGGGGCGGTGTTTACTTCGGAAACCCCATATCATATACTGGAATATTTGAGAAGCAAGGACAAGACAAAGGAGACTTAA
- the ybaK gene encoding Cys-tRNA(Pro) deacylase, translated as MGKKELKTNAMRILDREKVSYTYQTYECSEFTDGIHVADQLGLPHEQVFKTLVTIGKTGGHYVFVIPIAREIDLKKAARAVHEKSLEMLPLKELTKVTGYVRGGCTSIGMKKPFPTVIQREAQEMEWIYISGGKLGMQIRLSPLDLKKVTSAEFADVTV; from the coding sequence ATGGGTAAAAAAGAGTTAAAGACAAATGCGATGCGCATTCTTGACAGGGAAAAAGTCTCTTATACATATCAGACTTATGAATGCAGCGAATTTACAGACGGAATCCATGTAGCTGACCAGCTGGGGCTTCCCCATGAACAGGTGTTTAAAACACTGGTTACGATTGGAAAGACAGGTGGTCATTATGTTTTTGTCATTCCAATTGCCAGAGAAATTGATCTGAAAAAAGCAGCCCGCGCGGTACATGAAAAGTCTCTGGAAATGCTTCCTTTAAAAGAGCTTACCAAAGTAACTGGTTATGTGCGGGGAGGATGTACCTCAATAGGTATGAAGAAACCGTTTCCAACTGTCATACAAAGGGAGGCACAGGAAATGGAATGGATCTATATCAGCGGCGGTAAGCTGGGAATGCAGATTCGGCTTTCTCCGCTGGATCTGAAAAAAGTAACTTCGGCTGAATTTGCCGATGTTACAGTTTAA
- a CDS encoding TIGR03936 family radical SAM-associated protein, whose protein sequence is MKVRIKFRKYGIMRFIGHLDVMRFFQKAMRRAQIPIAFTGGYSPHMIMSFAQPLGIGLTSDAEYMDIELAGEISSSEALQALNQVMAEGIEVLSFRQIAEDKKSSGMTIVAAADYLVTVKESDSKGQGFPDFWKNELKTFLDSPEILIMKKTKRSEKETDIRPLIYQMELREQGMYLKLAAGSEANLKPDLVMDAFYEKSGHDKKEKLHFHRLELYAKNPGSQESRFCTLESLGTDIV, encoded by the coding sequence TTGAAGGTAAGAATTAAATTCCGTAAATACGGCATTATGCGTTTTATCGGACATCTGGATGTAATGCGTTTTTTTCAGAAAGCGATGAGAAGGGCACAAATTCCCATTGCTTTTACAGGCGGATACAGCCCCCATATGATCATGTCTTTTGCACAGCCGTTGGGGATTGGGCTTACCAGCGACGCAGAATACATGGATATTGAGCTGGCAGGAGAGATTTCTTCTTCAGAGGCATTACAGGCGTTAAATCAGGTAATGGCAGAAGGAATTGAAGTTTTAAGCTTTCGTCAGATCGCGGAGGATAAGAAAAGCAGCGGCATGACCATTGTTGCGGCGGCAGATTATCTTGTGACGGTCAAAGAAAGCGACAGTAAAGGACAAGGATTCCCGGATTTCTGGAAAAATGAGCTGAAAACTTTCCTTGACAGTCCGGAAATTCTGATCATGAAGAAAACAAAGCGCAGTGAGAAAGAGACGGATATCCGGCCTTTGATCTATCAGATGGAGCTTAGAGAGCAGGGCATGTACCTGAAACTGGCTGCCGGAAGCGAAGCAAATCTGAAGCCGGATCTTGTCATGGATGCTTTCTATGAAAAGAGCGGGCATGACAAGAAAGAAAAGCTCCATTTTCACAGACTGGAATTGTATGCAAAGAATCCGGGCAGTCAGGAAAGCCGTTTCTGTACGCTGGAATCTCTTGGGACAGACATTGTATAA